The Mycteria americana isolate JAX WOST 10 ecotype Jacksonville Zoo and Gardens chromosome 18, USCA_MyAme_1.0, whole genome shotgun sequence genome window below encodes:
- the C18H1orf174 gene encoding UPF0688 protein C1orf174 homolog: MASARSRALPKMAAGGPARRAGAAAGAWERSRAEPRGPALPGRQRRRPPGRCAKGSLEGGRPATASAQPAGEAPPSPCSSRKVADRRPSKRLKCEKNSLVKSELGGLTCGSENLAASRETPKTSDGDRHSEGPGDCNIIQQKKGESIPETNEDKQEKEHNVSLEPHAVKSSSAPSKMDSAENLHNHACSEEESSCESVLSDGSSLEDGDLPKKPTQPDSSAFLDEDSNQPMPVDRFFGDVEFIQDLPAVALPSTTMSRREFRKLHFIAKEDEEEEEEDVV; the protein is encoded by the exons ATGGCGAGCGCACGCTCCCGCGCcctccccaagatggcggcgggcggcccggcgcggcgAGCGGGTGCGGCGGCCGGAGCATGGGAGCGGAGccgcgcggagccccgcggcccgGCTCTCccagggcggcagcggcggcggcctccCGGGCGCTGTGCGAAGGGGTCCCTGGAGGGCGGGCGCCCGGCAACCGCCTCTGCTCAGCCCGCGGGGGAAGCGCCGCCGAGCCCG tgtTCTTCACGCAAAGTGGCTGACAGACGACCCTCAAAGAGgctaaaatgtgaaaaaaacagtCTGGTAAAATCAGAACTAGGAGGACTTACGTGTGGAAGTGAAAACCTTGCTGCATCGAGGGAAACGCCTAAAACATCTGATGGGGATCGACATTCAGAAGGTCCAGGAGACTGCAATATAATTCAACAGAAAAAAGGTGAAAGCATTCCAGAGACTAATGAAGACAAACAGGAAAAGGAGCATAATGTTTCTCTTGAGCCACATGCAGTGAAATCAAGCAGTGCTCCGTCAAAAATGGACAGTGCTGAAAATCTGCACAATCATGCCTGCAGTGAAGAGGAGAGCAGCTGTGAGAGTGTACTTTCAGATGGGTCTAGCTTGGAGGATGGAGACCTCCCGAAGAAGCCGACACAACCAGACAGTAGTGCTTTCTTGGATGAAGACAGCAACCAGCCAATGCCAGTGGACCGGTTCTTTGGAGATGTTGAGTTTATACAG gatCTCCCAGCAGTTGCACTCCCAAGCACAACGATGAGCAGGCGAGAATTCAGAAAGCTACATTTCATTGcaaaggaagatgaggaggaggaggaagaggatgttGTCTAA
- the DFFB gene encoding DNA fragmentation factor subunit beta isoform X3, translated as MSEPLRAVRLRGCGSPRKFGVAARSLRGLLRKGCRLLQLPLPGSRLCLYEDGTELTESYFRALPPQTELVLLGPGETWRGSAGASDIERFLAAFYNQRDAVVEAARKLLSDEQGPRRQKLLADLIHNLNENILAEDKEDDKKWFEGLESRFKNKSSYMRYSCESRIRSYMKEVSSFISNVHPTARDAYKRIIVLMSDKLKSVKYNGCYFDRREEEAVRLCTTEGWFSCQGPFDRDDCLDKHSINPYSNRESRILFSTWNLDHINVEETIYNNKDLEAYCIITLSKKFYHKHWVSEQLLKSSEVAHFLKTQAKITNLVD; from the exons atGTCGGAGCCGCTGCGGGCTGTCCGGCTGCGCGGGTGCGGCAGCCCGCGGAAGTTCGGGGTGGCGGCCAGGAGCCTGCGCGGGCTGCTGCGGAAGGGCTGCCGGCTGCTGCAG CTTCCCTTGCCAGGCAGCCGCCTCTGCCTCTACGAGGACGGGACGGAGCTGACGGAGAGCTACTTCCGCGCCCTGCCGCCGCAGAcggagctggtgctgctgggcccCGGAGAGACCTGGCGGGGCT CCGCAGGTGCCAGCGACATCGAGCGGTTCCTGGCGGCCTTCTACAACCAGAGAGATGCCGTCGTCGAGGCGGCGCGGAAGCTGCTCTCCGACGAGCAGGGCCCCCGGAGGCAGAAGCTGCTGGCGGATCTCATCCACAACCTGAACGAAAACATCCTGGCCGAGGACAAGGAGGACGACAAGAAATGGTTTGAAG GTCTAGAGTCTCGTTTTAAGAACAAATCAAGCTACATGCGATACAGTTGTGAAAGCAGAATACGAAGCTACATGAAAGAG GTTAgtagttttatttcaaatgttcatCCTACAGCAAGAGATGCATATAAAAGGATAATTGTCCTGATGTCAGATAAACTGAAATCTGTGAAATACAACGGATGCTACTTTgacagaagagaggaggaggcagTCCGCCTGTGCACTACGGAGGGATGGTTCTCTTGTCAG GGACCTTTCGACAGAGATGACTGCCTAGATAAGCATTCTATCAACCCCTACAGCAACAGGGAAAGCAGAATCCTCTTCAGTACCTGGAATCTCGATCACAT aaatgtagaAGAAACTATTTATAACAATAAAGATCTGGAAGCTTATTGCATAATCACACTTTCAAAGAAGTTTTATCATAAACATTGGGTGAGTGAACAGCTCCTGAAATCATCTGAGGTTGCTCATTTTCTAAAAACTCAGGCCAAAATAACAAATTTGGTGGACTGA
- the DFFB gene encoding DNA fragmentation factor subunit beta isoform X1: MSEPLRAVRLRGCGSPRKFGVAARSLRGLLRKGCRLLQLPLPGSRLCLYEDGTELTESYFRALPPQTELVLLGPGETWRGSAGASDIERFLAAFYNQRDAVVEAARKLLSDEQGPRRQKLLADLIHNLNENILAEDKEDDKKWFEGLESRFKNKSSYMRYSCESRIRSYMKEVSSFISNVHPTARDAYKRIIVLMSDKLKSVKYNGCYFDRREEEAVRLCTTEGWFSCQGPFDRDDCLDKHSINPYSNRESRILFSTWNLDHIIEKKRAVVPELAEAVKTRDGREVNWEYFYQLLFTTDNLKLVHIACHKKTNHNLSCDKTKIYRKRKQNHEIS, encoded by the exons atGTCGGAGCCGCTGCGGGCTGTCCGGCTGCGCGGGTGCGGCAGCCCGCGGAAGTTCGGGGTGGCGGCCAGGAGCCTGCGCGGGCTGCTGCGGAAGGGCTGCCGGCTGCTGCAG CTTCCCTTGCCAGGCAGCCGCCTCTGCCTCTACGAGGACGGGACGGAGCTGACGGAGAGCTACTTCCGCGCCCTGCCGCCGCAGAcggagctggtgctgctgggcccCGGAGAGACCTGGCGGGGCT CCGCAGGTGCCAGCGACATCGAGCGGTTCCTGGCGGCCTTCTACAACCAGAGAGATGCCGTCGTCGAGGCGGCGCGGAAGCTGCTCTCCGACGAGCAGGGCCCCCGGAGGCAGAAGCTGCTGGCGGATCTCATCCACAACCTGAACGAAAACATCCTGGCCGAGGACAAGGAGGACGACAAGAAATGGTTTGAAG GTCTAGAGTCTCGTTTTAAGAACAAATCAAGCTACATGCGATACAGTTGTGAAAGCAGAATACGAAGCTACATGAAAGAG GTTAgtagttttatttcaaatgttcatCCTACAGCAAGAGATGCATATAAAAGGATAATTGTCCTGATGTCAGATAAACTGAAATCTGTGAAATACAACGGATGCTACTTTgacagaagagaggaggaggcagTCCGCCTGTGCACTACGGAGGGATGGTTCTCTTGTCAG GGACCTTTCGACAGAGATGACTGCCTAGATAAGCATTCTATCAACCCCTACAGCAACAGGGAAAGCAGAATCCTCTTCAGTACCTGGAATCTCGATCACAT AATAGAGAAGAAACGTGCTGTTGTCCCAGAACTGGCAGAAGCTGTCAAAACACGAGATGGAAGAGAAGTGAACTGGGAATACTTCTATCAGCTGCTGTTTACCACGGATAATTTAAAGCTTGTACATATTGCTTGCCATAAGAAAACCAATCATAATCTCAGCTGTGACAAAactaaaatttacagaaaaaggaagcaaaaccacGAGATTTCATAG
- the CEP104 gene encoding centrosomal protein of 104 kDa produces the protein MPHKIGFIVVSSSGHEDGFSAKELMVHAPTVNGWRSPRLCQYPQEIVLQLVERCRIRKLQLLAHQYMISSKIEFYISESLPEYFAPYQSERFHRLGYVPLSDNEKTDFKARELKSVYMDAVGQYLKLIFHKNYVNKYNLYGQVALVAINIIGDPADYSNDNNNTPSREKLIDHYLGIKSDDPALDGTYLGKPDSISPLDDLAFDMYQDPEVAQIIRRLDEKKREAVRHERYDYAKKLKQAIADLQKVGERLGRYEVEKRYAVEKEDYDLAKKKKQQMEAYRLKVYQQLELHDLLDAELMIRKPPELPLEPTIYTDNPQHTKATNSPLCGHTEPQKGEAWKAEPLLEEKSADPTSTEPIVLHQSPPPPVTHPTTSREVFPKENVEFLPYDERPLPAICKQSDEAIAYLETEMTEERINDTLRSGITGEPEPLTEKALREASPAIEVFGEALVSGAYSKTWSYREDALLAVYKKLMEMSVNTPKDDLKNMLRAAIFLVRRAIKDIVSSVFQASLKLLKMIITQYIPKHKLGKLETSHCVEKTLPNLLSRTGDSSCRLRLVASNFIQEMALCSEVKPLQIVPVHLVQPLKPNSPTHLAMSQVELVECLLKDMGTENSGFTIGNVMKFATGALEHRVYEVRDVALRIIFDMYRKHKAAILEYLPPDDASIRKTVLYKTLFDGFTKIDGKLSEAEIRAQRKAATEEAEKQKKEEIKVLQGQLAALKEIQAEVQAGKEKESDFQKPKYQGYKVNESPQPAAAEIPDDHSSVANYLDNLCIFCGERDESFTEEGLDLHYWKHCPMLTRCEHCKQVVEIASLTEHLLTDCDKKDSFGKCQRCSEALPKDELPKHIKSKTCNPAKPENVANHCPLCHDNFSPGEEAWKSHLMGKDGCKMNQRRLPTINKTLLVQPGKIGGQYLRKPGPSGANARPPSIGSKIPTPRGGPNKSTGKTYSKR, from the exons ATGCCACACAAGATCGGTTTTATAGTTGTTAGTTCATCGGGACATGAAGATGGCTTCAGCGCAAAAGAGCTGATGGTTCATGCACCGACAGTGAATGGATGGCGATCACCCAG actCTGTCAGTATCCACAGGAAATTGTTCTGCAGTTGGTGGAGAGATGTCGAATACGAAAACTGCAGTTGCTTGCTCACCAGTACATGATTTCAAGCAAAATTGAGTTCTACATCAGTGAAAGCTTGCCTGAATACTTTGCTCCTTATCAGTCAGAGAGGTTTCACAGACTAGG ttatGTCCCGCTCTCAGACAATGAAAAGACTGATTTCAAAGCACGAGAGTTAAAATCTGTGTATATGGATGCAGTTGGCCAGTACCTGAAGCTGATTTTCCATAAAAATTATGTCAACAAATACAACTTATACGGTCAG GTTGCCCTAGTAGCTATAAACATCATTGGAGATCCAGCAGACTACAGTAATGACAACAATAATACT CCTTCCAGAGAGAAGCTGATAGACCACTACTTAGGAATTAAATCAGATGATCCTGCCTTAGATGGAACTTACCTTGG GAAACCTGACTCCATTTCACCTCTGGATGATTTGGCTTTTGACATGTACCAGGATCCAGAAGTCGCTCAGATAATACGTAGACTGGATGAGAAGAAGCGCGAAGCTGTCCGTCATGAACGCTACGATTATGCCAAGAAACTCAAACAAGCTATTGCAGACTTGCAAAAG GTAGGGGAACGACTTGGACGGTATGAGGTAGAGAAGCGCTATGCTGTAGAGAAAGAGGATTATGATCTtgctaaaaagaagaaacagcaaatggAAGCATACCGCCTGAAGGTGTATCAGCAACTGGAGCTCCACGACCTTCTGGATGCAGAGCTGATG ATTCGAAAACCACCTGAATTGCCTTTGGAGCCTACAATTTATACTGACAATCCTCAGCACACAAAAGCTACAAATTCACCTCTTTGTGGGCACACAGAACCACAAAAAGGAGAGGCATGGAAAGCAGAGCCTTTGCTGGAAGAGAAGTCAGCAGATCCCACTTCTACTGAGCCCATTGTTCTCCATcagtcccctcctcctcccgTGACTCATCCCACAACCTCCAGGGAAGTATTTCCCAAAGAAAAT GTTGAATTTTTACCTTATGATGAGAGACCTCTTCCAGCTATCTGTAAACAGTCTGACGAAGCAATTGCGTACCTTGAGACGGAGATGACTGAAGAGCGTATCAATGATACTCTAAGAAGCGGCATTACTGGGGAACCAGAACCATTAACTGAGAAGGCACTGAGGGAGGCCAGCCCTGCTATTGAAGTTTTTGGAGAAGCTTTg GTTTCAGGAGCATATTCCAAAACTTGGTCGTATCGAGAAGATGCGTTACTGGCTGTATACAAGAAGCTGATGGAAATGTCAGTAAACACTCCAAAGGATGATTTAAAGAACATGCTAAGGGCTGCCATTTTTCTTGTAAGGAGAGCCATCAAAGACATAGTGTCTTCA gTTTTTCAAGCTTccctgaaacttttaaaaatgatcATTACCCAATATATACCAAAACATAAACTAGGAAAACTAGAAACTTCTCATTGTGTGGAAAAAACGCTTCCAAATTTGCTTTCTAGAACAGGAGACTCTTCATGCCGTCTTCGCCTTGTGGCTTCTAACTTTATTCAG GAAATGGCACTGTGTAGTGAAGTTAAACCTCTTCAGATTGTTCCAGTTCATTTGGTTCAACCATTAAAACCGAACTCCCCAACACATCTGGCAATGAGTCAAGTGGAATTAGTGGAATGCCTCTTGAAAGACATGGGAACTGAAAACTCTGGGTTTACCATCGGCAATGTCATGAAG tttgcaaCAGGAGCTTTGGAACACAGAGTTTATGAAGTTCGTGATGTAGCATTGCGCATTATCTTTGACATGTACAGGAAGCACAAGGCTGCTATACTAGAATATCTTCCTCCAGATGACGCGAGCATTCGCAAGACTGTCCTCTATAAAACACTCTTTGATGGATTTACTAAAATAGATGGTAAACTTTCTGAAGCTGAAATTAGG GCACAGAGAAAGGCAGCAAcagaagaagcagagaaacagaagaaggaagagatAAAAGTTCTGCAAGGTCAGCTGGCAGCTCTAAAGGAGATACAAGCAGAAGTTCAAGCTGGAAAG GAGAAagaatctgattttcagaagccAAAGTATCAAG GTTACAAGGTAAACGAAAgcccacagcctgcagcagcagagattcCAGATGATCATTCCTCTGTTGCAAATTACTTGGATAA CTTATGTATTTTTTGTGGTGAAAGGGACGAATCCTTCACAGAGGAAGGATTGGATCTCCATTACTGGAAACACTGCCCTATGTTAACCAGATGCGAGCACTGCAAGCAG GTGGTGGAAATAGCAAGCCTGACAGAGCACTTGTTGACTGATTGTGATAAAAAGGACAGCTTTGGGAAATGTCAACGATGCAGTGAGGCCCTTCCAAAAGATGAGTTGCCCAAACATATTAAGAGCAAGACTTGCAATC CTGCCAAACCAGAAAACGTGGCAAACCATTGCCCGTTGTGCCATGACAACTTTTCCCCAGGAGAGGAG
- the DFFB gene encoding DNA fragmentation factor subunit beta isoform X2, translating to MSEPLRAVRLRGCGSPRKFGVAARSLRGLLRKGCRLLQLPLPGSRLCLYEDGTELTESYFRALPPQTELVLLGPGETWRGCASDIERFLAAFYNQRDAVVEAARKLLSDEQGPRRQKLLADLIHNLNENILAEDKEDDKKWFEGLESRFKNKSSYMRYSCESRIRSYMKEVSSFISNVHPTARDAYKRIIVLMSDKLKSVKYNGCYFDRREEEAVRLCTTEGWFSCQGPFDRDDCLDKHSINPYSNRESRILFSTWNLDHIIEKKRAVVPELAEAVKTRDGREVNWEYFYQLLFTTDNLKLVHIACHKKTNHNLSCDKTKIYRKRKQNHEIS from the exons atGTCGGAGCCGCTGCGGGCTGTCCGGCTGCGCGGGTGCGGCAGCCCGCGGAAGTTCGGGGTGGCGGCCAGGAGCCTGCGCGGGCTGCTGCGGAAGGGCTGCCGGCTGCTGCAG CTTCCCTTGCCAGGCAGCCGCCTCTGCCTCTACGAGGACGGGACGGAGCTGACGGAGAGCTACTTCCGCGCCCTGCCGCCGCAGAcggagctggtgctgctgggcccCGGAGAGACCTGGCGGGGCT GTGCCAGCGACATCGAGCGGTTCCTGGCGGCCTTCTACAACCAGAGAGATGCCGTCGTCGAGGCGGCGCGGAAGCTGCTCTCCGACGAGCAGGGCCCCCGGAGGCAGAAGCTGCTGGCGGATCTCATCCACAACCTGAACGAAAACATCCTGGCCGAGGACAAGGAGGACGACAAGAAATGGTTTGAAG GTCTAGAGTCTCGTTTTAAGAACAAATCAAGCTACATGCGATACAGTTGTGAAAGCAGAATACGAAGCTACATGAAAGAG GTTAgtagttttatttcaaatgttcatCCTACAGCAAGAGATGCATATAAAAGGATAATTGTCCTGATGTCAGATAAACTGAAATCTGTGAAATACAACGGATGCTACTTTgacagaagagaggaggaggcagTCCGCCTGTGCACTACGGAGGGATGGTTCTCTTGTCAG GGACCTTTCGACAGAGATGACTGCCTAGATAAGCATTCTATCAACCCCTACAGCAACAGGGAAAGCAGAATCCTCTTCAGTACCTGGAATCTCGATCACAT AATAGAGAAGAAACGTGCTGTTGTCCCAGAACTGGCAGAAGCTGTCAAAACACGAGATGGAAGAGAAGTGAACTGGGAATACTTCTATCAGCTGCTGTTTACCACGGATAATTTAAAGCTTGTACATATTGCTTGCCATAAGAAAACCAATCATAATCTCAGCTGTGACAAAactaaaatttacagaaaaaggaagcaaaaccacGAGATTTCATAG